From the Endozoicomonas sp. Mp262 genome, the window GCGCCTATTTCAATATTTTCAGTGGTAAATTCAGCCTTGGCAGAGGCTGACCCACCGACACCCGCCATTCCTTTTGCTTCCACATGGAGTTTCAGGGCATGACCGATAAATTCAGTGTTAAAGAACTGAGCCATAAATTTGGCACTTCCCTCAACCCCGGCAAAACCAGAGGCCTTGACCTCAGCCTTCACACCCGCCGGACCGCCCGCATTTAATCCGGTGATACCAGCGGATGCTTTAGCTTCACCCCTGACCCCGGCAAACCCTTCAGCACTGGCTTCCAGATTCAGGTAATTACCAACATCCAGAGAAGCGGAATCTTTTACATAGAAACCGGCCTTGAATGCGGCCTGGGCTTCAACCCCCGTGGTAAACCCTTGCGCACCAGCATCTCCGAATTTATAGCTAAATTTTTCAGGATTAGTAACGGATGAGCCCGCTGATGCACTGGACTTAAATAATGTCGTACCTCCTTTGGCAGATAATGCTGCTTCAGCAATAGCCCCATGTTCATGGGTAGCCTTATAGGTGACCCTGGAACCAAGTTGCCCCTCTTTCTCTGCCTTAATCCCCGCCTGTACGGTTACTTTGGCACTGGCATTGCCCTCAAATAAATTGCCATCGGCTTCGAGGCTGGCCTTGCCTTCCGCCTCTGCCTTAACAATGGGCTTAACCGCACCCTTGACGTTGCCGGTATCAAGGCTGACTCCCCGGGTACTATTAACCTCAACCTTAGCACCATAATTACTGTCTTTAGTTTCATGGGTTTTAGAGGTCACCTGCCATTGACTGTTTTTTTCCGGCTGACTATTCACCACCCAGTCAGCATTATCCGTGGCTTTATGCTCCACCCACATGTCGTTCATGGTATCCAGCATGGCACTAGCCATCAGCAACTGAATACTGCCTGTCCGGCCATTATCAAGCCAGTTTTTCCCTTCACCCTTGATGATATCGTCTAATTGACAAACCTGGGCATGCATCAGTGAGGCTTCCTGAACCCTCACCCCCATTTCTTCAGCGGTAAAATTGGGTCTCACCACAGGTGTCTTAAACTGTTCCGAGACAAACTGGCTAAACTCTTTCCAGCGAGAACTTTCTAACACGGTTGCCCTGTCAGCCAACTGACCATCTTTTCCCAGCTTGCTTTCATAGTGATTATAAACATCCGTGATCCCCTGCTTAAGCAACTGTTGCTTACGCTCGGGGTTTTTCATGGCTTTTAACTCACTGGCCCAGGTTTTTAAATTAACATTAGATGCTAATCTGGCCACCGAACGGTCAAATTGTGCCGGTTTTAAATAACGGCTTTCCAACTGCTCCCTGGCATTGCCCAGGTGGTAATCAAGCATTTTCACCTGGCTGGTATTTAATGTATGGGCACTATTCAGCTTCATCTTTCCCAGTGTTAAATCCGCTAGCTCAGCCCCATAGTTTTCCTGGAGGCGCTCCTTAAAAACCGCCAATGCTTTTTGACGTCCTGAACCCGGCCCCGGACCTGCAATTAATGACTGCCCCAATAACTTTCGTTTGGCAACCTGAAGCCCACTGGCTTTCAGGGTGATATCACCCTGGTGTTTATCAGCTGCTAATGACCGGAACTGATCCAGGCTAACCCCAGAGGCATTAGACTGAATACCCGATGAATTTGACATAGTTTCACCCACTAACCGGCAGCATTCACCACCGGCTTGCTTACATATAATGGTTGGAATTGTTATCTGGTGCGTGCAATAAGTCTGTGCGCTTTTACCGGATTCATTATCGTAATGTCCTTATCCCGCCCAGACTATTTCACTTACAGTTCAAACAGGAATCCCTGACATTGGCCCAGGATTCCTGATTTTTTCCGCTGCCGCTTTTTCGGAAACCGCTGATGGGTCAAGGTTAATAAGGCGTAGCCAGTGGTTAGCCACTTCCACAAAGCTTTCCAGTGTCTGCTGAAACTCGGGAAAAGAGCCAAGCACTGCCCGTCGGTGAACATGAATGGCTTTACTATCAGGCTGTATGGAAAACCAGATATCCAGCTCACGCCACATATTGGCCGCTTCCATAAGGGTTTCCATTAACTGTATTTTATTCTGTTGCCCGGGCCGACCTAAATCTGCATCCAGGGTTAACAGTGCCTTTTCAAAGTCGAAATGAAGCAAAACAGGCAGCTTTTCATCAAAAACCAACAGGGTTTCATTATTCTCATCCAGCTTAAAGTCATCCAGCCCCATATATTGGGAAAACTCTTCAAGTAGTGTATTTTTCATAATTTAAACCTCATCAACCACACCCGGTTAGAAACCCATCAAACCTTATTCACAACACCCCGAACCGGCTTTGTGGAAATATCACCGCCAAAACTGCCACTGTCTTCAAGTAATGCCTGGGCTGAATTTAACACCGCTTGCAAACTGGCTGCCGTTCCTGCAACGCCTTCCTTCAAATTCGCCGCAGTTATCTCACTGGAAAAACCCTCATCCGATAACCTGCCATTAGATGCCTGACCAGCATCCAGTGGGTGGGACACCATTCCCGAATTCATGGCAGCCACCTCCTTGAGCTTACTGGCTCCAAACACACTAAATGCAGCCACTGTACCAATAAAGAGCTGAGCCAGATCAGCCGACAACTCAGCCTTCATAACATTTTTTTCAGCCTGCTCCGCTTGTTTAACCCGCTCTTCACTGCTGGCCGCCTGATTAATCAGTTTCAACTTAGCGCTATGGGAAAGACCATTCTGGAAATCACTGGATACCGTATTCTCTAAAATGATGCTGGTGAGTGCTGCCGCCATGGCTGAACCGCTGGTGATCAGGTTATTGAGCACAGCAGAAGCTCCCGTCGTATCCTGTTTGGCAATATCACCCAGCGTTGTCTGCAAACGCTGCTCTATACTGCTCATCACCGAGTTATAGGCATAATTGGCTGCCTGCACGTTGCTTTCAGCCTCTTCTACATCTGCCTCTGCCGATTTCAGATGTTCAGTAGCCGCATTATGCCCAGCCGTCGCCGTTGCAAGTGTGCTCTTGGCCTCTGATAATGCAGCCGATGTCGTCTCTTGATCTGACTTCGCCTTATTAACCGTTACTTCCTGTTGGCTAACAGCTGTTTTTGCCTGATCCACCGCAACCATTGCCTGGGCTTGGTGATCCTTAGCATCCCGCAGCCGATCTTTCGCTTGATCCGCCTTTAGCCCTGCCGCTTCCGCGGCTTTTTCCAAAGACTCCTTTTCCCCAGGAGAGGCATTGGCAGCTTTTTGTGCGGCCTCTATGGCAGCCTTTCTCGCCTGTTCAGCAGCCTGCTCTGCCCTTTGAACCTGTTCATTGGCCCTGGTGGCAACCTCTTCTTTTTCCTGCTCTGTTTGTTTTAGCCGCTGGAAATTCTCCTCAGCCGCCTTCAGGGCAGAATCGGCTTTATCCAGGTTTTTCTGTGCTTTTTTTACACCATCCTGTGCCTTGTCCTTTTTCTGTCTTGCTGCCTTCTCTACATCACTGGCACTTTCCAAAGCCGTTTTTTTAGTGGTGAGATTTTCACTGGCTTCATGCAGCTGATTTGCAATTGATGATTTATATTGGATATCCAACCCAGAGGATTCCAGTTGGTTCGACCTGATTTTTTCCTTAAGTGCCATTAGGGCCACTAATAGATCTTCAGTGGAAAAATTACTGGCGCTATCCAGGATAATTGCAGAATGACCCGCTTCTGAAACACTATTATTTTTTGTTGCTTCCACCGGAGTAGTCAGGACGGAAATGGCGGGTTTACCAGAGGATTCAGCAGAATCTGAAACCACAGGGGTCAGGACAGGTGCATCAGGCCTGCCCAGACTATTGAGAGTATTCATAACATCATCTCCCTTAGAAGCATTCTTGGCGCCTGCTTCTCAATGTACCAACGGGAGGCTTGTGTGGTGAGTACCATAGGGTTATCGATAACCCAGCGGTCTCAGACAAACCACCCTGGTGGTACAGGATTTATTGACCAGGATGGTTATATAAACGACAGCATCTTATTAAAGCCATGTCTGGTTTTTAAGCTGCTATCATATGGCTTTAATAGCCTCAGGCCTTATTAACCACACTGCGAACAGTCTGGTTGGAATCCTGGTTAATCTGGGCAAACAGACTCCGCAGTTCGCGAATCATACTGGTGTAATGTTGAATAAAATCATTAGCCTTTTGCATATCCGCCTGATGCTTTGCCTGGTTTGCCTCTTCCTTCTTGGCATCAGCCTGCATTATTTGCTGGGTTGCAGAACCAATACCTTCACCCATCTTGCCAACACCACCAATGGATTCTCCCATCATATTGCGCCTGCCAGCCTGCTGGGTAAGCAGCTGCTGCTTGCCTTCAGTTCCGCCAGATGCATTGAGGCTTTTTTGTTTACCAATACTTTTACTGGCCCCACCAATACTAACCAGGCCTCCTATCACATTAATGGCACCAAAAACAACGCTCATCACCAGCCCCACAATAGCAGCATCATGCATTTTTTCCGCTTGCTTATTAATGCTGGAAACTTGAGACTGAAGCTCTGACTCACGGCTATCCATATTCATCTGCCAGCCTAACTGACCGAGTTGTATGAGTAGCTTAATCAAGCTGCCCATTGACACTGACAGGTCAGAATCCTTGGTAATAGAAGCCAGTCCTTCCATATCAGGCGTTGCAGAGGGTCTATCAAGTTCAGGTTTTAAATCACCCTGTTTTGCAACGGGATCACTTGCAGAAAAATGTGTCTTTCCTGCGGCAGAAGAACCTGTATGGCCTGCCACCCCAGTCAGAGTACTGCCATGAATACCAGTAGGGTTATAGCTGCTTATTACAGTTGAATTAAGATCAGTCATAACAAATTCCTTAAATCATCGCCCGCTTGGTCATCCTGGTGGAGGAATCTGCGTTGCTATTCATCATCTCCAGAATCATCTGGAACAAACTCTGCATCTCATCCATGATATTTTTGATCTTATCCTTGGTTTTGTCGGTCTGAGCCTGTAACTGCTTCATGATGGCCTTGAGTTTCAAGCGATCAACCTGAGCTTCACTTGCCTCATGATTTTTCACACCGGCTGCAATTCCGGATGCCCCACTACCTACAGTGGCAGCCCCACTGGCTAAAGCCGTCACATTCTTCACCTGGTTCACAGTGGTACCCAGGGAAGATACGGCGGAAGTCCCCATACTGGCTACCGCCCCGATAATGGCCAATGCCAATTGGATCGCCAATGTAGAATACGTAGCGCAATCCTTGGCCTTATCATCAGACATATTGTTTTTGGCTGCCTGATACAGGGCTGCGGTGAAGGCTCCCATCTTCACACCATCCACTTCTACTTGCACTTCATTGGCCGCTTGAATTGCAGCACTGGCCAGAACCGTTGCCAGGACAACACCTGCGCAGATCATTGCACCAACACCTGCACCCGCTCCAAAAGTAGCCACCGTTACAATAGCTGCAACAATCACACTCAGAGCTGTAGCAACCCAGCCAAAAATTTTCTTGGCCAGGCCTGCCTTTTCGGCTTCCTGGGCTTTCTTCTGGCTTTCCTTAAGCTTATCAATGTTTTTGGTATGCTCCTGCTCATGGCGAGTCTTGGATAATTCAATATCCTTTTTAGCATTCAGCAGCTTGTTACGACCCAGCTCTTGCTCCAACGTCATCAGCAGCAACATAAAATCATCGGATGATTTCCCTGAAGCGGCCGGATCCAGTGTAATTGCATTACGGTTAACGGTGGGCTTTGCCTCTCCCGGGGCAACACCCGCCGCTTTTTTAGCTTCTGCAGTGGCATGGCTTAACTGACTAGCCAGCACTTCAGTAGTCCCTGTCATCACAGGGGAAGTACCTGCGCCATTGACAGTAGTCATGAATTTCTCCTTTCTCTATCATCAGAAGGTTGTTTGAATACCCTGGCCGAAAATATCCGGCCAGAATAAACACCAATTAACCTTCCGGGTTATCTATCGTCCGCTTTCGCGACCGTATCCATTTTCTTGGAAACCAGGGCATACATAGCCCGTGCCCGTTCCCTTAATTCCTTAAAGCGCTCACCACCACCCTCAAAATGGCTGGCTGCATAAAAACCACTTTTAGCCTCTTCCAATTTTCCCAACGCCATATGGCATTCAGCGGAATGAAAAGGAGGCCGGGGATCATTACAATCCAGCACGGTGACAAAACTGTAGCTTTCTATGGCCTGTTCGTATTGCTCCATTTGCTGGCGGCACGCGCCAAGCCCCATAAAAAAGCGAGGATCGTAATGATCCAGCAAACACAGTAACTGAAAGATTTTTTCACTATCCTTCAGGCGACCATTTTCATAAAAGTTCAATGCTGTGGCATAACCACCTTCGATAGCTCCCGGTGGAATATCCTTCAGGGTTTTTACTGTGCCCCCGGAACCAAAGAACTCAATCAGGGCTTCAGAAATTTCTTCTGGATTAGACTGCTCAGAAACTGCTGTATTCATAAAAATAACCGCTAAATAATTTTTAATCCGTGGATAGACCCATCAATAAAACTAGTAAAGCTGAGCCTTACTGGCTTCATACATCTGTTGCAGAAATTTATTAATGGCCTCAACTGTACTGTTGTATTTACTATTGGTGTCCTGAAGGTCGGTGGTTTTTAACTGGGAACTATCCCCTTTCTTTTTTACTTCGTTACTCAGTTTTTCAGAAAGTATATCAAGCGCACCTTTAGTACTTGCCCCGGCATAGCTAACGCCAAGCGTATTCATTAAGTTCTTCTCATCCTGAGTAAAATCGGGTACTCCTAAAGATGTAGAATTCTTAGTAGAATCTGTGGACTTAAGTTTTTCAATTACTTTGGCTCGGGCGCTATTTAAAAGAGCCTGTTCATCGGCCAGTTTTTTAACTTCATTGTATTGAGTCTCTCGTTTTTTTGTGAGTACATTCAACCTTTGCTGATAAATCTCTAGAACATTTCGACCACCAGTTGCACTAATGGAATCCCGCCATCCGGTCAACTCAGCGGTTTTATCTACCAATGTCCCCAATACTTTTTTTTGAATGGAAACTAATTCATTAAATGATTGCTCATCATATCTCCCCGGATAAAAACGCTCGAATCCCGGAAAAAAATCTTTCAGAAAATTAACCATATGCTGATATCTAAGCTCAACCTCACCGGATGAGTCTCTCTTTACCTGGCCACCCTCTCCTACGGGAAAGTCCCCAGCCATATCCGAAATGGGGTAACGTGAATCAGGCGTTTTATCATGCCCTTTCTCATGGGCATCACGAACAGCTTGATTAATTTTTTCGTAACATTTCCACAGGTTATTTAAAATAACCTGTTTATCGGCAAGCTCCTTACCAGCAATATCACCCACAGCCCTGGTATTGGGTGCATAGGCAGCATAATGAAAATTTTTCGGTTTTGATGCTGTCAATTCGTCTAGCTGAGACATCCATTTGACAGGATCCCGGGCTACTTCCGGAGTTGCCTTTAGCAACATTTCAGCCTTTCCAACAAACTGTTCTATAAAGCGACTTTCATCAATTTCAGACAGTTCACCCTCCACTCCCAGTTCGGTTTTATAGTTGTCCAAAGCCTTTTGGAGAGACTCTGCCAATTTTTCCGGAAAACCAACCTGATCCAGGTTCAGGCCATACCCCCTTCGTTCAAGTGCCCTGAGCGGACCGTCTGCCTCTAACATCAGGGCTGCCATATTCGTGGCATCATGGCCTGAAGCACTGTATTCCTGGGGGATAACAGGTGCATTTGAATGGATAGCGTTGATCATGACAAAAACCTTGAAATGCCGGTAGAGTGTGATTGCACCGATTTAACCTGCCTTCGATCATAGCCACTTACCCTGGCAGGTGTTATCAATTTCAGATGAATGTTTTCAGGATCAGGTCAAACCCGTATAGAAAAACCCAGTAATAAAAAAAGGGCACTATACGCCCATAAATAAAAGACAGATATATACTTTTTTCATAAAAAAAACGGGCTAAAAATACTTGCCATCGTTTACCAAACTACTAGCCCGGATATTTCATAAACTGCCATTCACAACTTTCGTTATCCAGGAATAATCCGCCGTATATCTTCTTTTTTTCTCACGATACCGTTTTAAATCAAAATAAACACAACCATCGCGCAACTCCATGGCAATATAGCGACGATACATGGCTAGCAAACGCTCGGCAGCAATGCCACCCTCAGCAGCTGTTAAGGTGGGAATCGTGGTGCCTGTGACAGTATTAATTTCCGGGACATGGCCTGCAATAAAATCACAAAACCTGACCAGATCCCTGAAACTGTTTTTTAGACCCGCCCGCTCATGCAGGCGCTGAAAAAGCACAATAATCAAGGTATCAGCAGGCTCGACACGATACACGAGTTCACAGTCAACCCACTGGATACGCCCACCAATAACAATTGAAGTGCCTGCAAGATAGTGGTTATAAACCTCATTCCCCTGCCCTCTCAGCATTTCAGTAACAGGATCAGGCTCAATATAAGGCTTTGGTGAGCCACTGACTGGTATCTCATGCATCATGATGCCAGCCTCACCCGCCCCATAGGCTGGGCATTTATCTGGCGGGTCATTTCCTGAAATGACAATACCGGCAAACCATCCAGTTCTCCTTCCAGCAACTTGCGGACATACCGGCGAATATCCATAGATACCATCAACACAGGCTTCCGCTGCAACTGCTCAATATTCCCCACGGTATTTTTAACTTCTGCAACAAAGGCCTGGGTCACAGAGGGATCAAGGGCCAGATAACAGCCTCCGGAAGTCTGGCGGATGCCTTCCCGAATAGTATCCTCAAGACTTGGGTCAAGCAGATAAGTGGGTAAAACATTCTGACCATTACTGTACTTGTAACAGATATAACGTTTCAGGTTACAACGAATATATTCAGTCAGCTGAACCACATCCTTCTCTTTCTGACCCCATTCCACCATAGCCTCAAGAATGGCTCTCAAATTACGGATAGAGATATCTTCCGAAACCAGCCGTTGCATAATTTCGGTAATTTTCTGCAGTGGTAACAGACGCTGGACTTCTTTTACCAGCTCACCATAGCCACCTTCCATCTGTTCCAGCAGATAACGGGTTTCCTGGATGCCGATAAAGTCATCAGCATGGGTTTTTAGAACATGAGCCAGATGATAGGTTAAAATTTGTACGGGTTTCATATAACCAATACCCGCCATATCCAGATCTGCCCCATGCTCACTGGCAACCCAATAAGTTTCTTTCCCTGGCAGGAACTGATCCCCCTGCTCTGCATCAATACCCAGAACAGTCAAGGTGTTCGAAAACTCATTCAACAGCAAGCTGTCAGGACGCAGCACTCCGCTGGCCACCGGTACTTCCTGTAACTGTACCTGATAACAGCCCGGCTGCAGGTTTTCATTAAACCGCAAATGAATACCCGGAAAGGGAATGCCCAGGTCCATGTAAAGCGCCTTCCTTAACTTGGCCAGCTCATCATCCAACCGAACCTCTGCCAGCAGGGGTTGCAGTGAAGACGACACATCCAGCAGTAGTGGCACGGTCAGGGCAAAGGCATCGGGTTCATCAGACACAGGTCCAGAACGAGCCGGGGTATGCCCATTATCAGCGCTGGCAGTATGGGTAATCAGGGAACGGTTATCCGGAGCCTCTTTCTGCTTTTTACTCTTTCTGATCATAAACAAGCCACCACCGCCCACAACAACAGCCAGGGAAAGAAAGGTAGCCACTGGAAAGCCAGGAATAACAGCAAAGATCAGCAATAAAGAACCACCAATAAGCAGCGCTTTGGGATGGCCGGTTACCTGCTTGCCAATGGTGTTACCCAGGTTGGAGTTATCCTCATCATCACTCCCTACCCGGGTTACAATAATACCGGCGGTAATGGATATCAGCAGCGCTGGAATCTGGGCGATCAAGCCATCACCAATAGTCAGAATTGCATAGGTATCCAGGGCTTCCGCACCACTCATACCATGCTGCATCACCCCTACCCCGACACCGCCCAGCAGGTTTACCGCAGTGATAATCAGGCCAGCCATGGCATCACCCTTGACAAACTTCATGGCACCATCCATGGAGCCATAAAGCTGACTTTCCTTTTGTACCCGGGAACGACGACGCTGGGCCTCCTGCTGGTCGATCACCCCGGCACGCATATCGCCATCAATACTCATTTGTTTACCGGGCATGGCATCCAGGGAAAAACGGGCACTGACTTCTGCTACCCGCTCCGATCCCTTGGTGATAACCATAAACTGAACAATGGTAATAATCAGGAAGATAACCAGGCCAACCACCAGGTTCCCCCCCACAACAAAGTCACCAAAGGTGTAAACAATTTGTCCGGCATCAGCCTGCAACAAAATCAACCGGGTAGTGGTAATGGAAAGGGAAAGCCGGAACAGGGTTGTCAACAGCAAAACCGAAGGAAAGGCGCTGAACTCAAGAGGACTCTGGATATAAATAGCCAGCATCATCATAATTACGGCAATACCCATATTGGTGCCGATCAGCACATCCACCAGCATAGTAGGCAATGGCAGTATCATCAGGAATACCACCATCATCAACATCACTGCCAGCATCACATCACTGCGCTGGCCTATAAGGTTAAGCAATCTGGCTGGTTCAGCCCTGAAGTTCATTCAGTGTCTCCTGGTAAAGGCGATAACTGGATTTGGCCTGTTCTACTTCTCCCAGCTTTAACAAGGCCTGGGTGCGACATAAGTAAACCGCGGCTCGCTCGGATAATGCCAGCGACCTTTCCATCAAACTATCCGTCATTACCACCACCTCGGAGTAATGTCCGCATTTCAGCAAGGCAATTAACAGCATTCGCTCTGCCGGAAGAAAATCAGGAAAATACTCCAGCAAACAGCGTAAAAAGGTAGAGGCCTGTTCTGGCTGATGATATTTTAGACAGGTCCAGGCGCGATTAAGCAACCACTGTCGTTCAGAAGAAGATAAGGACATTACGAGACAAACCTGCGGCATGTTACATCTTAAAGCGCTCTTTTACCGAAAATTACGCTTGAACAAGGTTTTTAAGGTTAGCCTGCAAATAGGCAAGATCCATTTGCTGCTCTTTTAATAGTGTCAATGCTGCGGCAGCCGCACTGTTTTCAGGAGCCTGACTTAGTGCCTGCATGAGGGAATCAAAGGTGCGGCAACTAATAGACGGTGCATGCAGCATGAGATCATCGGTGTCCGGGCGGGCAAAGTTTTCCAGCAAAAGCTCGCCCCTGCCTGCCGGATACATGTTGGCCACATGGTCAGTGACTGCCTGACCATCTGGCGGTAGCTCCTTTTGGGAAGGAAATTCTTTCAGAGGCGCTTGCTGAGGCCCTAACTGAACCTGGTCAAGCCCCCTGTTAAGGGGAGAAATTTTCATAGTAACTGATCATGCATTCGCGTTAGCCATTTCACCACCCGTTCAAGATTGGTGACAGAAATATCATCCCCTTCAAGACGGGCAATAAATGCAATTCGGTCATCACCGTGCATGGCGGCCTGAATAGTAAAAAATGATTGCCTGCGATAATGGCACAGGGACATCGCCTTACGCATATGGTCTGCCAGCACATCCTGAAATACAGGCCTGGTCATAATAACCAGCAATTGTTCACCATGACCCTCAATGCTCAATGTCCCACGCTTTTCAAACTCAATCATCACCGGCAGGGCTTCTACGGAAAAGCCCATTAACCGACAAAAATCAACCACTGTCGCGGTCAGCCACTCGCTAGACATGAGCTTCCTCCTCTTTCCTGATATGGTAATCCTGACACGCCTGGATACGATCAAGAATATGTTCACGCTGCTCATCACCACTGAAATTTTCAGCGGGCAACAGATTGAAAGTACCTTTCAAGTCCCGAAGGAAACCAATAACCGCTTCACTGCCATCAGCACCCGACCGCAGGGTAAAGGCCCTGATTGCGGCATCTTCCAGCCATTGACTATCCTGGATATCCAGCACATCCTGCATAAATTGCTGCGCGGTATACCCCATTAATTCATCCCGGCGCTGTAAAATTTCAGAACAATGCTCATAAAGCGTATTAAGCAATCTAAGCTGATGCATATCCTGCATAATCATCGCCAGGTGATTCTTATCAATAGAAGAACCCTGCGCACGATAGTCCGCTGCCAACGCCTTCAACAAAAATCGGAAACCCTGGTCAACACCAGCGGAGCCATGCTGTTCCCTGATCTTTCCATAAGTCTGGGCCAGCCCACCGTAGTCCAGCACAGCACTGCGGTAAAAGCCCTGTAGCTGGCGATCATCAATGGCTCCATTAGTTATGGCAAAGTCATCGGCAACACCCTGAATATTCTGGCCTGCCCGAATGCTTTCCCCATAAGTAGTTTCCAGCTCAGTCTCGGCCTGATGAATCAACTCCAGCAAGGCCTGGTTAACAGGCTGGCCTGACAGCTGTTTTTTGGCATGCCTCAAGAGTTGGTGCTGCC encodes:
- the sctW gene encoding type III secretion system gatekeeper subunit SctW, which produces MAPDAGIPMKPVIDRLHTNDIDSHSHYTQQVDIKEQSGRYHGEQARLVQNPQSLIESAAEELTFGLADREGDNRTRKKNKKEMKEALGIQKELVKEVERRKQLEDSTDKMKKRSMRNIREMRAFLEAYDSDPYRQHQLLRHAKKQLSGQPVNQALLELIHQAETELETTYGESIRAGQNIQGVADDFAITNGAIDDRQLQGFYRSAVLDYGGLAQTYGKIREQHGSAGVDQGFRFLLKALAADYRAQGSSIDKNHLAMIMQDMHQLRLLNTLYEHCSEILQRRDELMGYTAQQFMQDVLDIQDSQWLEDAAIRAFTLRSGADGSEAVIGFLRDLKGTFNLLPAENFSGDEQREHILDRIQACQDYHIRKEEEAHV
- a CDS encoding virulence-associated V antigen; its protein translation is MINAIHSNAPVIPQEYSASGHDATNMAALMLEADGPLRALERRGYGLNLDQVGFPEKLAESLQKALDNYKTELGVEGELSEIDESRFIEQFVGKAEMLLKATPEVARDPVKWMSQLDELTASKPKNFHYAAYAPNTRAVGDIAGKELADKQVILNNLWKCYEKINQAVRDAHEKGHDKTPDSRYPISDMAGDFPVGEGGQVKRDSSGEVELRYQHMVNFLKDFFPGFERFYPGRYDEQSFNELVSIQKKVLGTLVDKTAELTGWRDSISATGGRNVLEIYQQRLNVLTKKRETQYNEVKKLADEQALLNSARAKVIEKLKSTDSTKNSTSLGVPDFTQDEKNLMNTLGVSYAGASTKGALDILSEKLSNEVKKKGDSSQLKTTDLQDTNSKYNSTVEAINKFLQQMYEASKAQLY
- the sctE gene encoding type III secretion system translocon subunit SctE, with amino-acid sequence MTTVNGAGTSPVMTGTTEVLASQLSHATAEAKKAAGVAPGEAKPTVNRNAITLDPAASGKSSDDFMLLLMTLEQELGRNKLLNAKKDIELSKTRHEQEHTKNIDKLKESQKKAQEAEKAGLAKKIFGWVATALSVIVAAIVTVATFGAGAGVGAMICAGVVLATVLASAAIQAANEVQVEVDGVKMGAFTAALYQAAKNNMSDDKAKDCATYSTLAIQLALAIIGAVASMGTSAVSSLGTTVNQVKNVTALASGAATVGSGASGIAAGVKNHEASEAQVDRLKLKAIMKQLQAQTDKTKDKIKNIMDEMQSLFQMILEMMNSNADSSTRMTKRAMI
- the sctB gene encoding type III secretion system translocon subunit SctB; protein product: MTDLNSTVISSYNPTGIHGSTLTGVAGHTGSSAAGKTHFSASDPVAKQGDLKPELDRPSATPDMEGLASITKDSDLSVSMGSLIKLLIQLGQLGWQMNMDSRESELQSQVSSINKQAEKMHDAAIVGLVMSVVFGAINVIGGLVSIGGASKSIGKQKSLNASGGTEGKQQLLTQQAGRRNMMGESIGGVGKMGEGIGSATQQIMQADAKKEEANQAKHQADMQKANDFIQHYTSMIRELRSLFAQINQDSNQTVRSVVNKA
- the sctV gene encoding type III secretion system export apparatus subunit SctV, with the translated sequence MNFRAEPARLLNLIGQRSDVMLAVMLMMVVFLMILPLPTMLVDVLIGTNMGIAVIMMMLAIYIQSPLEFSAFPSVLLLTTLFRLSLSITTTRLILLQADAGQIVYTFGDFVVGGNLVVGLVIFLIITIVQFMVITKGSERVAEVSARFSLDAMPGKQMSIDGDMRAGVIDQQEAQRRRSRVQKESQLYGSMDGAMKFVKGDAMAGLIITAVNLLGGVGVGVMQHGMSGAEALDTYAILTIGDGLIAQIPALLISITAGIIVTRVGSDDEDNSNLGNTIGKQVTGHPKALLIGGSLLLIFAVIPGFPVATFLSLAVVVGGGGLFMIRKSKKQKEAPDNRSLITHTASADNGHTPARSGPVSDEPDAFALTVPLLLDVSSSLQPLLAEVRLDDELAKLRKALYMDLGIPFPGIHLRFNENLQPGCYQVQLQEVPVASGVLRPDSLLLNEFSNTLTVLGIDAEQGDQFLPGKETYWVASEHGADLDMAGIGYMKPVQILTYHLAHVLKTHADDFIGIQETRYLLEQMEGGYGELVKEVQRLLPLQKITEIMQRLVSEDISIRNLRAILEAMVEWGQKEKDVVQLTEYIRCNLKRYICYKYSNGQNVLPTYLLDPSLEDTIREGIRQTSGGCYLALDPSVTQAFVAEVKNTVGNIEQLQRKPVLMVSMDIRRYVRKLLEGELDGLPVLSFQEMTRQINAQPMGRVRLAS
- a CDS encoding type III secretion system chaperone, with amino-acid sequence MKNTLLEEFSQYMGLDDFKLDENNETLLVFDEKLPVLLHFDFEKALLTLDADLGRPGQQNKIQLMETLMEAANMWRELDIWFSIQPDSKAIHVHRRAVLGSFPEFQQTLESFVEVANHWLRLINLDPSAVSEKAAAEKIRNPGPMSGIPV
- a CDS encoding SycD/LcrH family type III secretion system chaperone, which gives rise to MNTAVSEQSNPEEISEALIEFFGSGGTVKTLKDIPPGAIEGGYATALNFYENGRLKDSEKIFQLLCLLDHYDPRFFMGLGACRQQMEQYEQAIESYSFVTVLDCNDPRPPFHSAECHMALGKLEEAKSGFYAASHFEGGGERFKELRERARAMYALVSKKMDTVAKADDR